The sequence CGGCGTCGAGGCCGTCGTGCACGGCGTCAGGACCGCGCTCGCCGCGGGCGTCAAGACGATGGTGCTCACGAACGCGGCGGGCGGGCTGCGGCCCGAGCACCAGCGGGTGGGCGACCCGGTGCTGATCTCCGACCACCTGAACCTGTCCGGCGCGAACCCGCTGACCGGCGCGACGTTCCTGGACCTGACCGAGGCCTACTCGGGACGCCTGCGGGCCCTGGCCAAGGAGGCCGACCCGAGCCTGTCGGAGGGCGTCTACGCGGCGTTCCGCGGCCCGACCTACGAGACCCCCGCCGAGATCCGCATGCTGCGCACGCTGGGCGCCGACATGATCGGCATGTCGACCGTGCTGGAGACGATCGCGGCCCGCCAGGGCGGCGCGGAGGTGCTCGGCATCTCCCTGGTCACCAACATCGCGGCGGGACTGTCGGACGAGCCGCTCGACCACGAGGAGGTCCTCGCGGCGGGACGCGCGTCCGCCGGCCGCATGGGCGCGCTGCTGGCCACCGTCCTGGCGAAGCTGTGAGCGACCTGCGCGCGCGGGCCGAGGAGTGGCTCGGGCAGGACCCCGACCCGCGGACGCGCGCCGAACTGCAGGCGATCCTCGACGCGGACGACGGGGCGGCCCTCGCCGACCGGTTCGGGGCGCGGCTGGAGTTCGGGACGGCCGGGCTGCGCGGCGAGCTCGGCGCCGGGCCGAACCGGATGAACCGGGTGACGGTCATGCGCGCCGCCGCCGGTCTGGCCGCCCGGCTGCCCGCCGGCGGCCGGGTGATCATCGGGTTCGACGCGCGGCACGGCTCCCGGCGGTTCGCCGACGACACCGCGGCCGTGCTGAGCGGGGCGGGGCTGCGTCCCGAGGTGTTCGCCGACCCCGTCCCGACGCCCGTCCTGGCGCACTTCACCCGGGCGTTCGCCGACATCGTGGCGGGCGTCATGGTCACGGCCAGCCACAACCCGCCGCGCGACAACGGCTACAAGGTGTACTGGGCGGACGGGGCGCAGATCGTCCCGCCGACGGACGCGGAGATCTCCGCCGCGATCGACGCCGTCGGCCGCGTGGACGAGCTGCCCCTCGGCGAGGGCTGGCCCGTCCATGAGGGCGCCGACCTGTACCTGGACGCGGTGTCGTCCCTGCGCCTCGGCGGCGACCGCGACGTCTCGATCGTCTACACGCCCCTGCACGGCGTGGGCAGGGACGTCCTGCTCACCGCGTTCGAGCGCGCCGGGTTCCCCGCGCCGACCGTCGTGCCCGAGCAGGCCGAGCCCGACCCGGACTTCCCGACCGTGGACTTCCCGAACCCGGAGGAGCCTGGCGCG is a genomic window of Actinomadura citrea containing:
- a CDS encoding purine-nucleoside phosphorylase; this translates as MSNDASALARDAADELRSRTSIDSFDVALVMGSGWVPAADRLGEPVAELTVTELPGFAPPAVEGHAGRIRVVEIGGRNALVFLGRTHLYEGRGVEAVVHGVRTALAAGVKTMVLTNAAGGLRPEHQRVGDPVLISDHLNLSGANPLTGATFLDLTEAYSGRLRALAKEADPSLSEGVYAAFRGPTYETPAEIRMLRTLGADMIGMSTVLETIAARQGGAEVLGISLVTNIAAGLSDEPLDHEEVLAAGRASAGRMGALLATVLAKL